The Mytilus trossulus isolate FHL-02 chromosome 3, PNRI_Mtr1.1.1.hap1, whole genome shotgun sequence genome contains a region encoding:
- the LOC134711641 gene encoding pescadillo homolog, whose protein sequence is MTTITATLHLKTGGKKDFSYSCLNNEGYVSLTEIHKSSVILQQKLNTELTTLVEEEKSKLSKLGGKSADTIKDDEENDDDDDEDEEEDELSPPDQKRQKT, encoded by the exons ATGACAACAATAACAGCTACACTTCATTTAAAGACAGGGGGAAAGAAGGATTTTTCTTACAGCTGCCTCAATAACGAAGGATATGTCTCTCTCACTGAAATACATAAATCATCTGTTATCTTACAACAAAAACTAAACACTGAGTTGACAACTCTTgtagaagaagaaaaatcaaAGCTTTCCAAATTAG GTGGAAAGTCTGCAGATACTATTAAAGATGATGAGGAAAatgatgatgacgatgatgaagatgaagaaGAAGATGAATTATCTCCTCCTGAtcaaaagagacaaaaaacataa